In Macadamia integrifolia cultivar HAES 741 chromosome 5, SCU_Mint_v3, whole genome shotgun sequence, a single window of DNA contains:
- the LOC122079601 gene encoding ultraviolet-B receptor UVR8-like has translation MAATGGGTPSIQYHNIVEQPVAAIVSPPLPAFQCHQRHCFGESIPGEFPLAANPSIVLHFLTGCNMDPRDLAKLETTCAFFRRPAHFPPDFGLSISELAALDMCHKRAIFKPMTAEERDLLKHRCGGSWKLVLRFLLAGEACSRREKSHAIAGPGHSIAVTSKGAVYSFGSNNTGQLGHGTLEEEWRPRQIRCLQGIRIIQATVGVGRTMLISDVGRVYAFGKDSDGDIESGGEGTRLVTTPQLVESLKDIFVVQAAIANFFTAVLSREGRVYTISWGNDAKLGHQTEQNDQEPHPLLGPLENIPVVQIAAGYCYLLALACQPSGMSVYSVGCGLGGKLGHGSRTDERYPRLIEQFQVLNLQPVVVAAGAWHAAVVGQDGRVCTWGWGRYGCLGHGNEECELVPKVVEGLNNVKAVHVATGDYTTFVVCESGDVYSFGCGESSSLGHNILPDGQGNRHTNVLNPELVMSLKQVKERVVQISLTNAVYWNAHTFALTESGKLYAFGSGDKGQLGVELDQSERGNPECVDIDLS, from the exons ATGGCTGCAACAGGGGGTGGAACCCCATCCATTCAATACCATAACATTGTTGAACAACCTGTCGCTGCTATTGTTTCCCCTCCATTACCTGCATTTCAGTGCCACCAACGTCATTGCTTTGGGGAATCCATTCCTGGAGAGTTCCCTTTGGCTGCCAACCCTTCTATCGTTCTCCATTTCCTCACAGGTTGTAATATGGACCCTCGAGATCTTGCAAAACTTGAG ACAACATGTGCTTTCTTCAGGCGACCAGCACATTTCCCCCCTGATTTTGGCCTATCTATATCGGAGTTGGCTGCTCTTGATATGTGCCACAAGAGGGCCATATTTAAGCCAATGACAGCAGAAGAGCGAGATCTTCTGAAGCATAGATGTGGGGGTTCGTGGAAGCTGGTCTTAAGATTTCTGCTGGCTGGAGAAGCATGTAGCAGGAGGGAGAAATCACATGCAATAGCAGGCCCAGGTCATAGCATTGCTGTAACATCAAAAGGTGCAGTGTATTCTTTTGGGTCCAACAACACAGGCCAGCTTGGGCATGGCACATTGGAAGAGGAATGGCGGCCTCGGCAAATCAG ATGCTTGCAAGGAATTCGAATTATTCAAGCTACAGTTGGGGTTGGTAGGACAATGCTGATAAGTGATGTTGGGAGGGTGTATGCATTTGGAAAGGATTCCGATGGAGACATTGAATCGGGAGGAGAAGGAACTAGATTAGTTACTACCCCACAACTTGTTGAGTCCTTAAAGGACATATTTGTCGTTCAGGCTGCGATTGCAAATTTCTTCACAGCTGTTCTCTCTAGAGAGGGCAGAGTCTATACAATATCTTGGGGCAATGATGCCAAACTTGGTCATCAAACAGAACAAAATGATCAAGAGCCACATCCTCTGTTGGGGCCTCTGGAGAACATACCTGTGGTGCAAATTGCGGCTGGGTATTGTTACCTCCTAGCTCTAGCTTGTCAACCTAGTGGCAT GTCTGTATACTCTGTGGGGTGCGGTTTAGGGGGAAAGCTTGGTCATGGCTCAAGGACAGATGAGAGGTACCCTCGATTGATTGAACAATTCCAGGTTCTTAATCTTCAACCAGTAGTGGTTGCAGCTGGTGCTTGGCATGCTGCTGTAGTGGGCCAGGATGGACGAGTCTGCACTTGGGGTTGGGGGCGTTATGGATGTTTGGGTCATGGGAATGAAGAGTGTGAATTGGTTCCAAAGGTTGTGGAAGGTTTAAATAATGTGAAAGCTGTTCATGTTGCGACGGGGGACTACACAACTTTTGTGGTGTGTGAAAGTGGTGATGTGTACTCATTTGGATGTGGCGAATCATCTAGTCTCGGACACAATATTTTGCCTGATGGACAG GGAAATAGGCATACAAATGTGTTGAACCCAGAGCTGGTGATGTCACTGAAGCAGGTGAAGGAGCGAGTTGTACAAATCAGCCTCACCAATGCTGTTTATTGGAATGCCCATACTTTTGCACTAACCGAATCAGGAAAGTTGTATGCATTTGGTTCAGGTGACAAAGGGCAGCTGGGTGTAGAACTTGACCAGAGTGAGAGGGGGAATCCAGAGTGTGTTGATATTGATCTTAGTTAA
- the LOC122078072 gene encoding uncharacterized protein LOC122078072, with translation MILPDESVPYSWRFSISFLRLLHTSHQLAGPLGKIYFCSVMEIRVGIYYHYNANTSKLTVVDPDEYCYRDMVTDIYNTVTRHVPIGHNVRFKVKCILPNNQDLEVNKDEVVVQLFELNLQVDYINLYVYDLYVDERPFGKYTQSQDGVGTIIQQSQIVYGSNVQQEQMRGGSRRKHQQRSGGESFKPSSSKGTGGIETDKNTRLNGEDENSLEDTDSDQELEPEKEHLSDLQDDVRRDQSGNNVNDVHDSWSDYDSDEFYKPYVENVSSVGTKKNKLEIGMVFDDVNHFRSVLRDHVIQEGFQILRVKNEKTRLRAVCASEGCTWSIFASPCDFGATFMIKSMCNKHCCGRVDQSKNVTSTWVASHLAAQLRADPDMNTDAMNAYFMDNYRINVPYQTLYRAKKRASVLNEGNHSKSYARLPAYGEMILERNPGSMFKLQFYERTIMSDPLVFKRQFVSFKACVDGFLNGCRPFIVVDGCHLKGTYGGVLLVAVTVDGNTGLFPIAYGVVECECKES, from the exons ATGATCTTACCTGATGAATCAGTTCCATATAGCTGGAGGTTTTCAATTTCATTCCTTAGGCTTCTTCACACATCTCACCAG TTGGCAGGACCACTTGGAAAGATCTACTTCTGTTCTGTTATGGAGATAAGGGTAGGAATATATTATCACTACAATGCAAACACCTCGAAGCTTACAGTGGTGGATCCAGATGAGTATTGTTACAGAGACATGGTGACCGACATATATAATACTGTTACCAGGCATGTCCCCATAGGCCATAATGTGAGATTTAAGGTGAAGTGCATACTTCCAAATAATCAGGATCTGGAGGTTAATAAGGATGAAGTTGTGGTTCAGTTGTTTGAATTGAATTTACAAGTTGATTACATTAACTTATATGTATATGATCTGTATGTTGATGAAAGACCATTTGGAAAATACACA CAAAGTCAAGATGGTGTTGGTACTATTATCCAACAAAGTCAAATTGTGTATGGTTCTAATGTACAGCAAGAACAGATGAGGGGTGGTAGCAGAAGGAAGCATCAACAGAGAAGTGGTGGGGAATCCTTTAAGCCTTCCAGTAGTAAAGGAACTGGTGGaattgaaactgataaaaatACA AGATTAAATGGTGAAGATGAAAATAGCTTGGAAGATACTGATAGTGATCAGGAACTTGAGCCAGAAAAAGAGCATTTATCTGACCTGCAGGATGATGTAAGAAGGGATCAGTCAGGTAATAATGTAAATGATGTGCATGATAGTTGGTCTGATTATGATTCTGATGAATTTTACAAACCATATGTTGAGAATGTTAGTTCTGTTGGtactaagaaaaataaattagagattggaatggtttttgatgatgttAATCACTTCAGGTCTGTACTTAGGGACCATGTAATTCAAGAAGGCTTTCAAATTTTGAGGGTTAAGAATGAGAAAACCAGACTAAGAGCCGTGTGTGCCTCAGAAGGATGTACATGGAGCATCTTTGCTTCACCTTGTGATTTTGGAGCTACATTTATGATCAAATCAATGTGTAATAAGCACTGTTGTGGGAGAGTTGATCAAAGCAAAAATGTTACATCCACATGGGTAGCTTCCCATCTTGCAGCACAGCTAAGGGCAGACCCAGACATGAATACTGATGCAATGAATGCATATTTCATGGATAATTACAGGATCAATGTCCCTTACCAGACATTGTACAGAGCCAAGAAGAGAGCAAGTGTGCTGAATGAAGGCAACCATTCCAAGTCATATGCCAGGCTACCTGCATATGGTGAAATGATATTGGAAAGAAACCCAGGGAGTATGTTCAAACTCCAGTTTTATGAGAGGACCATAATGTCAGATCCCCTTGTGTTTAAAAGGCAATTTGTTAGCTTTAAGGCATGTGTAGATGGCTTTTTGAATGGGTGCAGACCCTTCATTGTGGTAGATGGTTGTCATCTAAAGGGGACATATGGAGGTGTTTTGTTGGTAGCAGTGACTGTTGATGGGAATACAGGATTGTTCCCAATTGCATATGGTGTGGTAGAATGTGAATGTAAAGAGAGTTGA
- the LOC122078602 gene encoding uncharacterized protein LOC122078602, which yields MVLIAGIDEFEVTDSDGRYVVDLRKHTCTYRVWDCSGLPCKHAAACVRYKRERLEKYYDPYYSVAKYMTVYKDIIHAMPGLDELKEEHMMRIVQPPPLKMLVGKLTKCRRKDPDEEPSGQFRRRSHTIRCTRCKSTDHNVRRCKGAPGKDKAASSGKTVGTKRKERSMGSQSTINNSQMLTRSQASSTTTEVNIQLKTKAQLKLKEEKRKAQKARKKARKEGSTSGAH from the exons ATGGTCCTTATTGCTGGAATAGATGAATTTGAAGTCACAGATAGTGATGGGAGATATGTGGTAGATTTAAGGAAGCATACTTGTACCTATAGAGTTTGGGATTGTTCTGGACTGCCATGCAAGCATGCAGCCGCTTGTGTAAgatacaagagagagagattggaaaAGTATTATGATCCGTACTATAGTGTGGCAAAGTACATGACAGTTTACAAGGACATTATTCATGCAATGCCTGGTCTAGATGAGTTGAAGGAGGAACATATGATGAGGATTGTTCAACCTCCACCTTTAAAAATGTTGGTTGGTAAACTAACTAAGTGTAGGAGAAAGGACCCAGATGAAGAACCATCAGGACAGTTCAGAAGAAGATCCCATACTATCCGGTGTACTAGATGCAAGTCGACTGATCACAATGTGAGGAGATGTAAAGGAGCCCCAGGGAAAGACAAAGCTGCTTCTTCTGGGAAGACAGTAGGGACAAAG AGGAAGGAGAGAAGTATGGGAAGTCAATCTACCATCAACAATTCACAGATGTTGACCAGGTCACAAGCTTCCTCTACCACTACTGAAGTGAACATACAATTGAAGACCAAAGCACAGttgaaattaaaagaagagaaaagaaaagcacaAAAAGCGCGGAAAAAGGCGAGGAAAGAAGGGAGTACATCTGGAGCACACTGA
- the LOC122078603 gene encoding uncharacterized protein LOC122078603, giving the protein MRSPSSSCDLVPILCSVSWSKSDALKYKRVRCRCNRKAVIRISKTNDNPNRLFHSCPDLNECKFFAWCDPINALVDLPNREVPANTLICNLLELQAEVRGLVEQVRGLQVGIREVWEELRVLREVV; this is encoded by the exons ATGAGGAGCCCTTCAAGTTCTTGCGATTTGGTGCCTATACTCTGCAG TGTCAGTTGGAGCAAGTCTGATGCACTGAAATACAAACGTGTAAGGTGTAGATGCAATCGAAAAGCTGTCATTAGGATCTCTAAGACAAATGATAATCCGAATAGACTCTTTCATAGCTGTCCAGACTTGAATGAATGTAAATTCTTTGCTTGGTGTGATCCCATTAATGCACTAGTCGACTTACCTAATAGAGAAGTACCAGCAAACACCCTCATTTGTAACTTGCTTGAGTTGCAAGCGGAGGTACGAGGTTTGGTAGAACAGGTCCGTGGCCTGCAAGTCGGGATTCGTGAGGTGTGGGAGGAGTTGCGAGTCTTGCGAGAGGTCGTATGA
- the LOC122078208 gene encoding rhodanese-like domain-containing protein 11, chloroplastic isoform X2, whose amino-acid sequence MRALGLPSPNILNGFHGSQSKDQSRILVGSRRYIDLLKPPSLKLNHCCRNHHHFSIRMQANGEDDPARQMKEMAAARKRWEALIREEKVKVLAPREAGYAIQLSNKTLLDVRPSMEHKKAWVNGSTWIPIFDVDNTFDVGTLSRKITNFMMGGWWSGVPTLSYDKYVRRYIISSRQFISKVNEQFQKDTDLIVACQKGLRSLAACEQLYNAGYRNLFWVQGGLEAAEEEDLEREGPQPFKFAGIGGVSEFLGWTDQQRAAAAKENWTYRLVFSARLVGLFILADALFIGAQQVGHYLHDLRS is encoded by the exons ATGAGAGCTCTTGGATTGCCGTCTCCAAATATACTCAATGGGTTTCATGGTTCTCAAAGTAAAGATCAAAGTAGGATTTTAGTGGGATCACGACGATATATCGATCTTTTGAAACCACCTTCCCTGAAACTCAATCACTGTTGCAGAAACCATCATCAT TTCAGCATTCGAATGCAAGCAAATGGGGAAGATGACCCAGCAAGGCAGATGAAGGAGATGGCTGCAGCCAGGAAAAGATGGGAAGCACTG ATTAGGGAAGAAAAAGTGAAGGTCCTGGCACCAAGGGAGGCTGGGTATGCAATTCAACTCTCTAACAAAACCCTGCTTGACGTTCGTCCCTCTATGGAGCATAAAAAG GCATGGGTTAACGGCTCTACCTGGATTCCTATCTTCGATGTTGATAACACATTTGATGTTGGGACACTTTCCAGAAAGATTACAAATTTCATGATGG GAGGTTGGTGGAGTGGTGTACCAACATTGTCGTATGATAAGTACGTAAGAAGATACATTATTTCATCcag ACAATTCATCTCGAAGGTCAATGAGCAGTTTCAAAAAGATACTGACCTTATTGTTGCATGCCAGAAGGGATTGAG GTCTCTTGCTGCATGTGAGCAATTGTACAATGCAGGCTATCGAAACCTTTTTTGGGTTCAAGGTGGTTTAGAGGCTGCTGAAGAAGAA GATCTAGAGAGGGAAGGTCCGCAGCCTTTCAAGTTTGCTGGGATTGGTGGGGTTTCTGAGTTCCTAGG TTGGACCGATCAACAACGAGCTGCTGCTGCCAAGGAAAACTGGACTTATCGATTAGTTTTCTCTGCACGTCTA gtcGGACTTTTTATCTTAGCAGATGCCCTGTTTATTGGGGCTCAGCAAGTCGGTCACTATCTTCACGACTTGAGGTCTTAG
- the LOC122078208 gene encoding rhodanese-like domain-containing protein 11, chloroplastic isoform X1 yields MRALGLPSPNILNGFHGSQSKDQSRILVGSRRYIDLLKPPSLKLNHCCRNHHHQFSIRMQANGEDDPARQMKEMAAARKRWEALIREEKVKVLAPREAGYAIQLSNKTLLDVRPSMEHKKAWVNGSTWIPIFDVDNTFDVGTLSRKITNFMMGGWWSGVPTLSYDKYVRRYIISSRQFISKVNEQFQKDTDLIVACQKGLRSLAACEQLYNAGYRNLFWVQGGLEAAEEEDLEREGPQPFKFAGIGGVSEFLGWTDQQRAAAAKENWTYRLVFSARLVGLFILADALFIGAQQVGHYLHDLRS; encoded by the exons ATGAGAGCTCTTGGATTGCCGTCTCCAAATATACTCAATGGGTTTCATGGTTCTCAAAGTAAAGATCAAAGTAGGATTTTAGTGGGATCACGACGATATATCGATCTTTTGAAACCACCTTCCCTGAAACTCAATCACTGTTGCAGAAACCATCATCAT CAGTTCAGCATTCGAATGCAAGCAAATGGGGAAGATGACCCAGCAAGGCAGATGAAGGAGATGGCTGCAGCCAGGAAAAGATGGGAAGCACTG ATTAGGGAAGAAAAAGTGAAGGTCCTGGCACCAAGGGAGGCTGGGTATGCAATTCAACTCTCTAACAAAACCCTGCTTGACGTTCGTCCCTCTATGGAGCATAAAAAG GCATGGGTTAACGGCTCTACCTGGATTCCTATCTTCGATGTTGATAACACATTTGATGTTGGGACACTTTCCAGAAAGATTACAAATTTCATGATGG GAGGTTGGTGGAGTGGTGTACCAACATTGTCGTATGATAAGTACGTAAGAAGATACATTATTTCATCcag ACAATTCATCTCGAAGGTCAATGAGCAGTTTCAAAAAGATACTGACCTTATTGTTGCATGCCAGAAGGGATTGAG GTCTCTTGCTGCATGTGAGCAATTGTACAATGCAGGCTATCGAAACCTTTTTTGGGTTCAAGGTGGTTTAGAGGCTGCTGAAGAAGAA GATCTAGAGAGGGAAGGTCCGCAGCCTTTCAAGTTTGCTGGGATTGGTGGGGTTTCTGAGTTCCTAGG TTGGACCGATCAACAACGAGCTGCTGCTGCCAAGGAAAACTGGACTTATCGATTAGTTTTCTCTGCACGTCTA gtcGGACTTTTTATCTTAGCAGATGCCCTGTTTATTGGGGCTCAGCAAGTCGGTCACTATCTTCACGACTTGAGGTCTTAG
- the LOC122078208 gene encoding rhodanese-like domain-containing protein 11, chloroplastic isoform X3, with product MRALGLPSPNILNGFHGSQSKDQSRILVGSRRYIDLLKPPSLKLNHCCRNHHHQFSIRMQANGEDDPARQMKEMAAARKRWEALIREEKVKVLAPREAGYAIQLSNKTLLDVRPSMEHKKAWVNGSTWIPIFDVDNTFDVGTLSRKITNFMMGGWWSGVPTLSYDKQFISKVNEQFQKDTDLIVACQKGLRSLAACEQLYNAGYRNLFWVQGGLEAAEEEDLEREGPQPFKFAGIGGVSEFLGWTDQQRAAAAKENWTYRLVFSARLVGLFILADALFIGAQQVGHYLHDLRS from the exons ATGAGAGCTCTTGGATTGCCGTCTCCAAATATACTCAATGGGTTTCATGGTTCTCAAAGTAAAGATCAAAGTAGGATTTTAGTGGGATCACGACGATATATCGATCTTTTGAAACCACCTTCCCTGAAACTCAATCACTGTTGCAGAAACCATCATCAT CAGTTCAGCATTCGAATGCAAGCAAATGGGGAAGATGACCCAGCAAGGCAGATGAAGGAGATGGCTGCAGCCAGGAAAAGATGGGAAGCACTG ATTAGGGAAGAAAAAGTGAAGGTCCTGGCACCAAGGGAGGCTGGGTATGCAATTCAACTCTCTAACAAAACCCTGCTTGACGTTCGTCCCTCTATGGAGCATAAAAAG GCATGGGTTAACGGCTCTACCTGGATTCCTATCTTCGATGTTGATAACACATTTGATGTTGGGACACTTTCCAGAAAGATTACAAATTTCATGATGG GAGGTTGGTGGAGTGGTGTACCAACATTGTCGTATGATAA ACAATTCATCTCGAAGGTCAATGAGCAGTTTCAAAAAGATACTGACCTTATTGTTGCATGCCAGAAGGGATTGAG GTCTCTTGCTGCATGTGAGCAATTGTACAATGCAGGCTATCGAAACCTTTTTTGGGTTCAAGGTGGTTTAGAGGCTGCTGAAGAAGAA GATCTAGAGAGGGAAGGTCCGCAGCCTTTCAAGTTTGCTGGGATTGGTGGGGTTTCTGAGTTCCTAGG TTGGACCGATCAACAACGAGCTGCTGCTGCCAAGGAAAACTGGACTTATCGATTAGTTTTCTCTGCACGTCTA gtcGGACTTTTTATCTTAGCAGATGCCCTGTTTATTGGGGCTCAGCAAGTCGGTCACTATCTTCACGACTTGAGGTCTTAG
- the LOC122078073 gene encoding cytochrome P450 71A9-like encodes MVPITITLSSLLLLLLLLVSTTAFLLFIGKRRNDELPPGPRRLPLIGNLHQLGNLPHLSLQLLSNIYGPLMFLQLGSIPTLVISSADVAREIFKGYDLVFSGRPLTFAAKRLSYSSSAITFAPYGDYWKEIKKITIMELLSIKRVHSFRAVREEEVALMVATISSSSSVPVNLSEMVFCLANNVICRIAFGKKYEEGGSNGEVQFYRILKETQELLGSFSISDFFPWMEWINKVNGFQAKVEETFHKLDNFYDEIIDEHLDPSKPKPQEEDLVDVLLRIQKDPNQGISLTRDQIKGVLTDMFIAGTDTAAATVIWTMAELIRHPTTMKRTQEEVRRAIGRKQVVEENELPRFNYLKMVVKEAPRLHPPAPLLVPRETMEDCTIRSYKIPVKTRVFINAKSIATDKKYWDNPKDFQPERFLHKSIDFQELDFELLPFGAGRRGCPGIHFAVVLIELVLANLLHCFDWELPRGVEVSDLDMTEAVGLTMHKKSPLLLVATTANISRNE; translated from the exons ATGGTTCCTATAACCATAACCTTAAGCTCTCTGCTACTACTGCTGCTCTTACTTgtttccactactgctttcctATTGTTCATAGGAAAAAGAAGGAATGATGAACTTCCTCCAGGTCCCAGAAGGCTTCCTCTCATTGGGAACCTTCACCAGCTCGGCAATTTACCACACCTATCTCTCCAACTTCTGTCCAATATCTATGGACCCCTCATGTTTCTGCAACTGGGTTCTATCCCCACGTTGGTCATCTCCTCCGCCGACGTCGCCAGAGAGATTTTCAAGGGCTATGACCTTGTCTTCTCCGGTAGACCCCTTACGTTCGCCGCCAAGAGACTCTCCTACAGTAGCTCAGCCATCACCTTTGCTCCCTATGGTGATTACTGGAAGGAGATCAAGAAGATTACAATAATGGAACTGTTGAGCATCAAGAGGGTCCACTCCTTTAGAGCAGTTAGGGAAGAAGAGGTGGCTCTCATGGTTGCCAccatatcttcttcctcttctgtgCCTGTCAATTTAAGTGAGATGGTGTTTTGTCTTGCAAACAATGTTATCTGCCGAATAGCTTTTGGCAAGAAGTATGAGGAAGGAGGAAGCAATGGTGAGGTTCAGTTCTATAGAATTCTTAAGGAAACACAGGAGTTGCTTGGGAGTTTCAGTATCTCAGACTTCTTTCCATGGATGGAATGGATCAATAAGGTCAACGGATTCCAAGCCAAGGTAGAGGAAACCTTCCACAAGTTGGATAACTTCTATGACGAAATAATTGATGAACACCTTGACCCTTCTAAGCCCAAACCTCAGGAGGAAGATCTTGTTGATGTGCTCCTTCGGATTCAAAAGGATCCCAACCAAGGGATTTCCCTCACCAGGGATCAAATTAAGGGTGTCCTTACG GACATGTTCATTGCAGGAACGGACACGGCTGCAGCCACAGTGATATGGACAATGGCAGAGCTCATTAGGCACCCCACCACAATGAAGAGAACACAAGAAGAGGTGAGGAGGGCCATTGGTAGGAAACAGGTAGTGGAAGAAAATGAACTTCCTAGATTCAATTACTTGAAAATGGTGGTGAAAGAGGCACCAAGGCTTCACCCTCCGGCTCCATTACTAGTTCCACGAGAAACCATGGAGGACTGCACAATTAGAAGTTATAAAATTCCAGTAAAAACAAGGGTTTTTATTAACGCAAAATCAATTGCAACAGACAAGAAGTATTGGGATAACCCAAAAGATTTCCAGCCTGAGAGATTCTTACATAAATCCATAGACTTCCAAGAGCTGGACTTTGAACTGTTGCCATTTGGAGCAGGACGGAGAGGTTGCCCAGGGATTCACTTTGCCGTAGTGCTGATTGAGCTTGTGCTTGCAAATCTTCTTCACTGCTTTGACTGGGAATTGCCTCGTGGGGTGGAAGTGTCGGATTTGGACATGACAGAAGCAGTTGGGCTTACAATGCACAAAAAATCTCCTCTTTTACTTGTAGCTACTACTGCAAATATCAgtagaaatgaatga
- the LOC122079480 gene encoding uncharacterized protein At3g49055-like, translating to MASAGEEDADAVLSDVEGEDSVSIGLESPSQEDISLERFKEILAELERERKAREAAESAKSELDVSFNRLKVLAHEAIKKRDESARLRNEALREKEEALITNEKLSGELAEALRLKDELSKQKEDSAGQLDEAVKAKDSSRLEIEATAQMLVTGIEKISGKVSNFKNFSGSGLPRSQKYNGLQAVAYGIIKRTNEIVEELLRQIDMATKSRNEAREQMEQRNYEIAIEVSQLEAMISGLREEVTKKTSEYENLEKSVADKDVKISEIDRQMSEKLDVLEKEAAGLRELVNDYDQKLRNLELKMDSHRPLLVQQLNYISKIHDQVYHVIGMFDVNKSNQSDFSESLFLPQGMDMDENLRASVAGLESIYSLVKIAAQKVRDAVEERTHKVKGLNETVAQLVKDKQQIGSLLRSALSRRMSSDLSSKTSEALQDAENCLSEVGIDLRFNDQGHGGNVVYNDGSGTVEIEKDEIFTLASALEKSVKEYQLEIIELQHSVGELRAELSILRAHLEAQGKELSQRKHRIEELEGKERVANENVEGLMMDIAAAEEEIARWKVAAEQEAAAGRAIEQEYLVQLSALRQELEEAKQVMMEAEKKLRFKEETAEAAMAARDAAEKSLRLADSRASRLRDRVEDLSRQLEESDTREDSRNRNRPRYICWPWQWLGLNFVGSQVSETQQQNSNEMELSEPLL from the exons ATGGCGAGCGCTGGCGAGGAAGATGCTGATGCTGTTCTCAGCGATGTGGAAGGGGAGGATTCGGTCTCTATAGGCCTTGAGTCTCCGTCTCAAGAAGATATATCtctggagagattcaaggagaTTCTTGCAGAGCTTGAACGTGAGCGAAAAGCTAGGGAGGCTGCGGAGAGTGCCAAATCCGAGCTTGATGTGTCATTTAATCGCTTGAAGGTGCTTGCTCATGAGGCGATAAAGAAGCGTGATGAGAGCGCGAGGCTGAGGAATGAGGCATTACGGGAAAAGGAAGAAGCTTTGATTACAAATGAAAAGTTATCGGGGGAATTAGCTGAGGCTCTGAGGCTGAAAGATGAGCTTTCCAAACAGAAGGAAGATAGTGCTGGGCAGCTTGATGAGGCTGTGAAAGCAAAGGACTCTTCGCGATTGGAAATTGAAGCCACTGCCCAGATGCTTGTGACTGGAATCGAGAAGATCTCTGGGAAGGTCAGTAACTTCAAGAATTTCTCTGGTTCTGGGCTCCCTAGATCTCAGAAGTACAACGGATTACAAGCTGTTGCTTATGGAATTATTAAGAGAACAAATGAAATTGTGGAAGAACTTTTAAGGCAGATTGACATGGCAACTAAGTCCAGAAATGAAGCTCGTGAACAGATGGAACAAAGAAATTATGAAATAGCCATTGAAGTTTCTCAGCTTGAAGCCATGATTAGTGGGTTGAGGGAGGAGGTGACAAAGAAAACATCTGAATATGAGAATCTGGAGAAGTCGGTTGCTGATAAAGACGTAAAGATATCTGAGATTGACAGACAGATGTCAGAAAAGCTTGATGTGTTGGAGAAGGAGGCAGCGGGGTTAAGGGAGTTGGTTAATGATTACGATCAGAAATTGAggaatttagaattgaaaatgGATTCACATAGGCCCTTACTGGTTCAGCAGTTGAATTATATATCAAAAATACATGACCAAGTATATCATGTTATTGGGATGTTTGATGTTAATAAATCAAATCAGTCAGACTTTTCAGAGTCATTGTTCCTTCCACAAGGTATGGACATGGATGAGAACCTACGTGCTTCTGTGGCTGGGCTGGAATCTATCTATTCACTAGTCAAAATTGCTGCACAGAAGGTAAGGGATGCAGTGGAAGAGAGGACCCATAAAGTAAAAGGTCTAAATGAGACTGTTGCTCAATTGGTGAAGGATAAACAACAGATTGGGTCCCTACTTAGAAGTGCTTTGTCAAGAAGGATGTCATCAGATCTTTCATCCAAAACAAGTGAGGCCCTGCAAGATGCTGAAAATTGTCTAAGTGAGGTAGGGATAGACTTAAGATTCAATGACCAGGGGCATGGTGGCAATGTGGTTTATAATGATGGATCAGGCACTGTGGAAATAGAGAAGGATGAAATCTTTACTCTG GCTAGTGCTCTGGAGAAGAGCGTCAAGGAATATCAGCTTGAGATCATTGAGCTTCAACATTCTGTGGGAGAACTTAG GGCAGAGCTGAGTATACTTAGAGCACATTTGGAGGCTCAAGGCAAGGAACTCAGTCAAAGAAAGCATCGGATAGAGGAACTTGAAGGGAAGGAAAGAGTGGCCAATGAAAAT GTTGAAGGGCTTATGATGGACATAGCAGCTGCTGAAGAAGAGATTGCAAGATGGAAAGTAGCAGCAGAGCAAGAAGCTGCTGCAGGCAGAGCCATAGAACAAGAGTATCTGGTGCAG TTGTCAGCCCTTAGGCAGGAACTGGAAGAGGCGAAGCAAGTcatgatggaagcagagaaaAAGCTCAGATTCAAAGAAGAAACGGCCGAAGCAGCCATGGCTGCAAGAGATGCGGCCGAGAAGTCTTTGAGGCTGGCAGACTCAAGGGCTTCAAGATTGAGGGATAGGGTTGAGGATCTTTCCCGTCAACTTGAGGAGTCGGATACTCGGGAAGATTCAAGGAACAGGAACAGGCCGAGGTACATATGCTGGCCCTGGCAATGGCTTGGGCTGAACTTTGTAGGATCTCAAGTGTCTGAGACACAGCAGCAGAATTCAAATGAAATGGAGCTTTCAGAACCTTTATTATAA